GTTTTTCCGTGCCGAGTATGGCTATCTCTATTTTATGGCCGCAGTGAGAGCAGGTGATATTCATGGTGATCGGCTGTTTCATCACGCGCTCGGCCACCGCGGAGACAACCGAGTCCACGTTGTCCAGCCGGCTGTCCAACAGCTCCAGTTGCTTTTCCAGCTTCTTGACGTCGGCGGCCAGTCCCTGTGCTTCTTCCGGTTTTGCCAATGTATTATCCCTCTTAAGTTATAGTCAGACCCATTATAGCTTTGATGCTCGATTATGTCAAAAAAATTTATTGTCATCCTGAGCCTTCACGGTTTGTCAGGATAAGCTTTAAGAAGGAGCCCGATTTAAGGGTATCGGCGTCTCCCTTTCGTAAAGGGAGATAAGAGAGGGATTTTGCTTAGTTACATATTGCTTTCTCCCCGTTCGGGGGGTATAATCCTGTTACACCTTATCTTCCGGTATTGAGGAGGATAAAATGAAGGAAAAAGAGGTAGGCACGGTAAGCGATTTCTTTGCCCACGTGGTGGTGGCCGGCATAATGCTGACCGGCGCGCTCAGGGTAGGGGACAATATCCGCATCAAGGGGCATACCACGGACCTTGAGATTCCCGTGACCTCGATGCAAATCGACAACAAGGATGTCGCCGTGGCTAAAAAGGGACAATCGGTAGGCATCAAGGTGCCGGAGCGCGTCCGCCCGGGAGATACGGTCTATAAGGTAACGTAATAGTTAGAACTCGAAGCGTAAACCCCCGTCGCCCCTTCCTCCCTACTGTCCACTGTTAACTGTTAACTGTAAACTGTTAACTAATAACTCCAATGCTTTTGTCATTTTGGCTATAGCTTCACGCTGCCCTCCGGTAATACCTCCGCACCCCCGGCAGCGCCGCCAGAATCAATAGCGCCGCCCCCCACGTCCCCATCACCGGCTGTAAAAAGCTGATATAGCCCAGTAAGGCCGTCTCCGTGATAATCCAGATGAGCAGTATTATCCCCGCCGCTAAAGCGCCCGACCATGCCCAGTGGTAGCTTTTGAGGGGGTTCAGGAAGGAAAGCCCCCGCCACCCCGTCTTGAGCAGCCCCGCCCCCACCATCAGCGGAAAAACCCCCACGAAAATAAACAGTATTATGCCGGGTATGAGGAAATCGGAAAATGGCGAGCCGTTCAAGACATCCGTGGACATCCCTATCAAGTCGCCGTCCGGGGATAGAAACAGCATCGGCCCGCTGATGATGGCCGCTGCGCCCAGGAAAATAACCAGGACAATCAGCAGCCATACTCCAGGCGGTCGCCCCTTGGTCTTTTCCAACCTTCCCCCTAATCTCTTTCCCCTAATCTCTAATCTCTAATCCCTAACCTATACTCTTCACCAAATTCGCCATCTCTATGGCGCTTACCGCCGCGTCGAAGCCCTTGTTGCCGCTCTTCGTCCCGCTGCGCTCGATAGCCTGCTCCAGCGTATCGGTGGTGATTACCCCGAAGATGACCGGCACCCCGGTGTGCAGCCCCACGCTGGCGATGCCCTTGCTCACCTCGGCCGCGATGTAGTCGAAGTGCGGCGTGCCGCCCCTTATCACCGCCCCCAGGCAGATGACCGCGTCGTATTTCTTGGTTTCCGCCATTTTCTGGGCGATAAGCGGAATCTCGAACGAGCCGGGCGTCCAGGCCACTTCCACGTCCGTTTCCGCCACCCCGTGGCGCAGCAGGGCGTCCGTCGCCCCTTCCAGCAGCTTGCCGCTGAAGAACTCGTTGAAACGCGATACCACCACCCCGAACTTCAGCCCTTTGCCGATTAGGTTGCCTTCGTATTTCTTGCTCATCCTGAACTCCTTAGTTTAGTTTATCGCCCTCGGCGTCGATGATGGAAAGCAAATGCCCCATCTTGTCCTGCTTGGTGCGTAAATAGCGCTTGTTATGGGGATTGGGCTTGGGGGTCAGCGGCAGTTGCTCTACGATTTGCAGCCCGAAGCTGGTCAGCCCGCTCATTTTCTTGGGGTTATTGGTCATGAGCCGCATCTTCTTGATGCCCAGGTCGGCCAGTATCTGCGCCCCCACCCCGTAATCGCGCTGGTCGGCCTTAAACCCGAGCGCCAGGTTGGCCTCTACCGTGTCCATGCCCTTGTCCTGCAAGGCGTAGGCTTTTATTTTGTTATGCAGCCCGATGCCCCGCCCTTCCTGCCGC
This sequence is a window from Dehalococcoidales bacterium. Protein-coding genes within it:
- a CDS encoding translation elongation factor-like protein; translated protein: MKEKEVGTVSDFFAHVVVAGIMLTGALRVGDNIRIKGHTTDLEIPVTSMQIDNKDVAVAKKGQSVGIKVPERVRPGDTVYKVT
- the ribE gene encoding 6,7-dimethyl-8-ribityllumazine synthase, which produces MSKKYEGNLIGKGLKFGVVVSRFNEFFSGKLLEGATDALLRHGVAETDVEVAWTPGSFEIPLIAQKMAETKKYDAVICLGAVIRGGTPHFDYIAAEVSKGIASVGLHTGVPVIFGVITTDTLEQAIERSGTKSGNKGFDAAVSAIEMANLVKSIG